In a genomic window of Thiosocius teredinicola:
- a CDS encoding ABC transporter ATP-binding protein — MLEVENLVKDYPGVRAVDGVSFCVDEGRCFGLLGPNGAGKTTTLEILEGITDADAGTIRYRGAPRDSNYREVVGIQFQNTALQDFQTVREALQLFDSFYTRHRPLDELVKLCNLGELLDRDTRKLSGGQRQRLLLAIALVNDPELVFLDEPTTGLDPQSRRNFWYLVEGIKAEGKTVLMTTHYMEEASVLCDEIAVIDRGKIIEQGVPDRLLAKHFPRALVRVPLHALPSPQAMPEGFETRGEFAVAPTNDIDATIQRLGNQSIPLDELHVSTPTLDDLFLKLTGHGLRES, encoded by the coding sequence TTGTTGGAAGTAGAGAATCTGGTCAAGGACTACCCGGGCGTACGCGCGGTCGACGGCGTGAGCTTCTGCGTCGACGAGGGTCGCTGTTTCGGCCTGCTGGGCCCGAACGGTGCCGGCAAGACAACGACGCTGGAGATCCTCGAAGGTATCACCGACGCCGATGCAGGCACCATCCGCTATCGCGGCGCACCGCGCGACAGCAACTACCGCGAGGTCGTCGGCATCCAGTTTCAGAACACCGCGTTGCAGGACTTTCAGACCGTTCGCGAGGCGTTGCAGCTGTTTGACAGTTTCTATACACGTCACCGACCGCTGGATGAATTGGTCAAGCTGTGCAACCTCGGCGAGTTGCTCGATCGCGATACCCGCAAATTGTCCGGCGGCCAGCGCCAGCGCCTGCTGCTGGCGATCGCCCTGGTCAACGATCCCGAGCTGGTGTTTCTCGATGAGCCGACGACGGGCCTCGACCCGCAGTCGCGGCGCAACTTCTGGTACCTGGTCGAAGGCATCAAGGCCGAAGGCAAAACCGTTTTGATGACAACGCACTACATGGAAGAAGCCAGCGTGCTGTGCGACGAGATCGCCGTGATCGACCGCGGCAAGATCATCGAACAAGGCGTACCGGACCGGCTCCTCGCGAAACATTTTCCAAGAGCCCTCGTGCGTGTGCCGCTGCATGCCCTGCCGAGCCCGCAGGCGATGCCGGAGGGCTTCGAGACGCGCGGTGAGTTCGCCGTTGCGCCGACCAACGATATCGATGCCACCATCCAGCGGCTCGGCAACCAATCGATTCCGCTCGACGAGCTGCATGTGAGCACGCCGACGCTGGACGATCTGTTTCTCAAACTCACCGGCCATGGATTGCGCGAATCATGA
- a CDS encoding cytochrome b/b6 domain-containing protein: MQTTSQKIRVWDPFIRVFHWSLVLAYAVAWASAEEWNLLHERVGYYILALVGLRIVWGLIGSKHARFTDFVAGPSRLVDYLRSLRAGRAKHYLGHNPAGGLMVLLLIASLLATGVTGWMMQGGDHEVWEDVHEGMANLSLLLVLVHVTGVVVSSRLHGENLVKAMISGNKVRENVDV; this comes from the coding sequence ATGCAGACAACTTCGCAAAAGATCCGGGTATGGGATCCGTTTATTCGCGTCTTCCACTGGTCGCTGGTGCTGGCCTATGCCGTCGCCTGGGCAAGCGCCGAAGAATGGAACCTGCTGCACGAGCGCGTCGGCTATTACATACTGGCGCTCGTCGGACTGCGCATCGTGTGGGGTTTGATCGGTTCCAAACATGCGCGCTTCACGGATTTCGTTGCCGGGCCGTCGCGCCTGGTCGACTATCTTCGTTCGCTGCGCGCAGGAAGGGCAAAACACTACCTTGGACATAACCCGGCGGGCGGTTTGATGGTGTTGTTGCTGATCGCAAGCCTGCTGGCCACCGGTGTAACCGGCTGGATGATGCAAGGTGGTGACCACGAAGTGTGGGAAGATGTTCACGAAGGCATGGCCAATCTGAGCCTGTTGTTGGTTCTGGTGCATGTTACGGGTGTCGTGGTCTCGAGCCGCCTGCATGGTGAGAACCTGGTGAAGGCGATGATCAGTGGCAACAAGGTGCGGGAGAATGTCGATGTCTGA
- a CDS encoding PepSY domain-containing protein: MSENAYFKTAWLFVGIVLAIAIALFAGGLPASASDDHEDIRQLRDDGKVLPLSTLLARDDLRGLRILEAELEREDSMLVYELEVLDDDGRVSERHYDARSGELLKQERDD; encoded by the coding sequence ATGTCTGAGAACGCTTACTTCAAAACCGCATGGTTGTTCGTCGGCATCGTGTTGGCGATCGCCATAGCGCTGTTCGCCGGTGGACTGCCCGCGTCGGCTTCGGACGACCACGAAGACATCCGCCAGCTGCGTGACGACGGCAAGGTGCTGCCACTGTCGACACTGTTGGCCCGCGACGACCTGCGTGGACTGCGCATACTCGAGGCCGAGCTGGAACGCGAGGACAGCATGCTCGTCTATGAGCTCGAGGTGCTCGACGACGATGGCCGGGTCAGCGAGCGTCACTACGACGCACGCAGTGGGGAACTGCTGAAACAGGAAAGGGACGACTGA
- a CDS encoding response regulator transcription factor — translation MHILLVEDDRELAEGVAGDLRKAGFAVDIADNGVDAEYLGREQLFDAVVLDLGLPGKPGLDVLAAWRKDGIATPVLILTARDSWNERVTGLRAGADDYLGKPFHVEELLARLDALLRRSTGRAAPGLEVAGLVLDEERQRVRRADGLEVVLTATEFRLLRYLMMHPDRLLSKSRLTDHVYEGDADRDSNVIEVYVSRLRDKLGHDVIETRRGQGYVLRSRG, via the coding sequence GTGCACATTCTGCTGGTCGAGGATGACCGCGAGCTGGCCGAAGGTGTTGCCGGTGACCTGCGCAAAGCAGGGTTCGCCGTCGATATCGCCGACAACGGTGTCGACGCCGAGTACCTGGGGCGCGAGCAACTCTTCGATGCGGTCGTGCTCGACCTCGGCCTGCCGGGCAAACCGGGCCTGGACGTGTTGGCGGCGTGGCGCAAAGACGGTATCGCCACTCCGGTACTGATCCTGACGGCGCGCGACTCGTGGAACGAACGGGTAACCGGATTGCGTGCCGGTGCCGATGACTATCTGGGCAAACCGTTCCACGTCGAAGAGCTGCTGGCGCGATTGGATGCGCTGCTGCGTCGTAGTACGGGCAGGGCCGCACCGGGGCTGGAAGTGGCGGGGCTCGTACTGGATGAAGAACGGCAGCGCGTACGACGTGCCGACGGCCTCGAGGTCGTACTCACAGCCACCGAGTTTCGCCTGCTGCGCTATCTGATGATGCATCCGGACCGCCTGTTGTCGAAGAGCCGACTGACCGACCATGTCTACGAAGGCGATGCCGACCGCGACAGTAACGTGATCGAGGTCTATGTCAGTCGACTGCGCGACAAGCTTGGGCACGACGTGATCGAAACGCGGCGGGGACAGGGCTACGTGCTGCGGAGTCGCGGCTGA
- a CDS encoding sensor histidine kinase yields the protein MSLERRLMLALVAALVLVFAGLFWGSVTVVRSISEAYILTRLEHDAEALLAAVGPNPMGVVKLREGRITPIYRQPLSGHYYVVTWPDGSLSRSRSLWDESLDIPQVSTGDVVVVHRQGPADQLLQMRVAGYEKNGLRFSIAVAEDLTAMKAEIGRFQLVTLVALAGVLLLIIGVQRIALRRGFRSLDAVRAQMHEISDGARQRLEAMGPVEVRPLTSELNRLLAQVELRLQRSRQALGNLAHALKGPLSVLTRTIDALPVDAAERGRLNTQLTRVQTLIDRELKRARFAGEGVGQFFNPREQLPELIEALQQMYRERDLDIVHGELPAGRLPFDHEDMLELLGNLMDNACKWAKQRVEVQLTRGADLQVRVADDGPGVTSDQYDKLMRRGGRLDEQEAGHGLGLAIVKDLVSDYGGEMTFAKSALGGLEVSVTLPLPTGSR from the coding sequence ATGTCACTCGAACGCCGCCTGATGCTGGCGCTGGTCGCGGCGTTGGTGTTGGTATTTGCCGGTTTGTTCTGGGGTTCGGTGACCGTTGTTCGGTCGATCAGCGAAGCCTACATACTGACCCGCCTGGAACACGATGCCGAGGCCCTGCTGGCGGCCGTTGGGCCGAACCCGATGGGCGTCGTCAAGCTTCGTGAGGGGCGGATCACGCCCATCTATCGCCAACCTTTGTCCGGCCACTACTACGTGGTCACCTGGCCCGATGGCAGCTTGTCCCGATCGCGTTCATTGTGGGACGAGTCTTTGGATATTCCGCAGGTCTCGACGGGCGACGTCGTGGTCGTCCACCGGCAAGGGCCGGCAGATCAGTTGCTTCAGATGCGCGTGGCCGGGTACGAAAAAAACGGCCTGCGATTCTCGATTGCGGTCGCCGAAGACCTGACCGCGATGAAAGCCGAGATCGGGCGTTTTCAGCTTGTCACGCTGGTGGCGCTGGCAGGCGTACTTTTGTTGATCATCGGTGTGCAGCGCATCGCCTTGCGTCGCGGTTTTCGCAGCCTCGATGCGGTGCGTGCACAGATGCATGAGATATCCGACGGGGCGCGCCAACGGCTCGAGGCCATGGGGCCGGTCGAGGTGCGACCGTTGACCAGTGAGCTGAACCGGCTGCTCGCCCAGGTTGAACTGAGGCTGCAGCGGTCGCGTCAGGCCCTGGGAAACCTTGCCCATGCACTCAAAGGTCCGCTGAGCGTGCTGACCCGCACTATCGATGCATTGCCGGTGGATGCCGCCGAGCGTGGGCGGCTCAACACCCAATTGACGCGTGTACAGACCTTGATCGACCGTGAGCTCAAGCGCGCGCGGTTTGCCGGCGAGGGTGTCGGGCAGTTTTTCAACCCGCGTGAACAGCTTCCGGAACTGATCGAGGCGTTGCAGCAGATGTACCGCGAGCGTGATCTCGACATCGTGCATGGCGAACTGCCTGCAGGCCGCCTGCCGTTCGATCACGAAGACATGCTGGAACTGCTCGGCAACCTGATGGACAACGCCTGCAAGTGGGCCAAGCAGCGCGTCGAGGTTCAATTGACGCGCGGTGCTGATCTGCAGGTGCGTGTCGCTGACGACGGACCGGGGGTGACGAGCGATCAGTACGACAAGTTGATGCGCCGTGGTGGCCGACTCGATGAACAGGAGGCCGGGCACGGTCTCGGGCTGGCGATTGTGAAGGATCTCGTCAGCGACTATGGCGGAGAGATGACGTTCGCCAAGTCGGCGCTGGGCGGCTTGGAGGTGAGCGTTACCCTGCCGTTACCGACCGGTTCGCGGTGA
- a CDS encoding EF-hand domain-containing protein, with amino-acid sequence MLSKKLLVTALGLTLAAGAAVAAEGTYDSDDYARRGPLPFEAYDLNGDGQVTAQEHERVRAQRRETRAQQGYPMRNAPNAPRFEQIDRDGDGALNRREMSEWQLQRQQQRRPMGGGGRWAQ; translated from the coding sequence ATGTTAAGCAAAAAACTTCTGGTCACCGCCCTTGGGCTGACACTGGCTGCCGGAGCAGCCGTCGCAGCAGAGGGTACGTACGATAGCGACGACTATGCGCGTCGGGGCCCACTGCCGTTCGAGGCCTATGACTTGAACGGCGACGGCCAGGTAACGGCCCAGGAACACGAGCGTGTTCGGGCGCAGCGCCGTGAGACCCGTGCGCAACAGGGATATCCGATGCGCAACGCACCGAACGCCCCGCGTTTCGAGCAGATCGACCGCGACGGTGATGGCGCGTTGAACCGCAGGGAAATGTCGGAGTGGCAGCTGCAACGTCAGCAGCAGCGTCGTCCGATGGGTGGCGGAGGCCGTTGGGCCCAGTAA
- a CDS encoding acetyltransferase yields the protein MFLKERKTGELVEVLDTTMLFDPFQHAIVGRYNAGEEMPDPQAFDKVDLVFCSNESLPRCWVDPAYRQDEILRTGTHG from the coding sequence ATGTTTCTGAAAGAACGCAAAACCGGTGAATTGGTTGAAGTTTTGGACACCACGATGCTGTTCGATCCGTTTCAGCATGCGATCGTCGGCCGCTACAACGCGGGTGAAGAGATGCCCGACCCGCAGGCCTTCGACAAGGTCGACCTGGTGTTCTGTTCGAACGAGAGCCTGCCCCGTTGCTGGGTAGACCCTGCGTACCGACAAGACGAGATACTGCGAACCGGCACCCACGGTTGA
- a CDS encoding SDR family NAD(P)-dependent oxidoreductase, whose translation MEINRNALIVGASSGIGWELARLLHARGYRCCVAARRLGRLRTLQQALGGQTLARELDINDAGCAMQVCEALIEEMGGLDLVVIASGVGDINPALSWSTEALCIQTNVTGFAAVANVAIRHFENSGRGHLVGISSIAALRGSKSAPAYSASKAFMSNYLEGLRQRVSRFGDAIAVTDVRPGFVDTAMAKGENQFWVTPADRAASQIADAIEARRAVVYVSRRWRLIAWLLKFVPEAIYRRL comes from the coding sequence GTGGAGATAAACCGCAATGCCCTCATCGTCGGCGCCAGTTCGGGGATCGGCTGGGAACTGGCCAGGTTGCTGCACGCACGCGGATACCGCTGCTGCGTCGCAGCACGCCGCTTGGGCCGTCTGCGTACCCTGCAGCAGGCGCTTGGCGGTCAAACCCTGGCCCGCGAGTTGGATATCAACGACGCAGGCTGCGCGATGCAGGTGTGCGAGGCGTTGATCGAAGAGATGGGAGGCCTCGACCTGGTGGTGATTGCCAGCGGGGTGGGCGATATCAACCCGGCGCTGTCCTGGTCGACCGAAGCGCTGTGCATTCAAACAAACGTGACGGGATTCGCCGCCGTGGCCAACGTCGCGATCCGCCATTTCGAGAACAGCGGCAGGGGACACTTGGTCGGCATTTCGTCGATTGCGGCACTGCGCGGCAGCAAATCCGCGCCGGCCTACAGCGCCTCAAAAGCCTTCATGTCGAACTACCTGGAGGGGCTGAGACAGCGCGTGTCGCGCTTCGGGGACGCGATTGCCGTCACCGACGTCAGGCCCGGTTTCGTCGACACAGCGATGGCCAAGGGTGAGAACCAGTTCTGGGTCACGCCTGCCGATCGCGCTGCGTCGCAGATTGCCGATGCTATCGAGGCGCGCAGAGCCGTGGTCTACGTGAGCCGGCGTTGGCGCCTGATAGCCTGGTTGCTGAAGTTTGTCCCCGAGGCGATCTATCGGCGGCTGTAG
- a CDS encoding protein kinase domain-containing protein produces the protein MDIPGFRITRLIAEGGMATVFLAIQESLNRKVALKVLKKFERADQSERFINEGRIIASLRHPNVITIHDIGRVESWHYIAMEYLEGGDLEGRIRAGMSAAEAMALTTKIAQCLEFIHSQGVVHRDIKPANILFDSDGNPILTDFGIAKHLDQDSNLTMDGTAMGSPDYLSPEQAQCKELDGRTDIYSLGVVLHEMLTGKKPYRRDSYIEAVMAHITAPIPALPTALEGYQRLLDRMIAKDPNDRFASARELVAFIEEMDIDPAASPTVSTASPKTDEKHRTEVSESEPTKTVQLSSLDVASLTAGAAPDESSGAAVNAARRSRSVFSRLWLTGVSLVVLTGLIWAFYPIPQSQPTPESELVPAPAPTSEPVPASVSAPALDPVPAPSVAAPVELHPDIERNLQLAHVAMAEDRLTVPPDDNAHFYFRQVLAADPQHAQAEDGLAAIADRYADMAARQFERRHYQKADDYLQKGLGVQPDHPRLLTLQRELNESRNAEIEKNLSKAEKAMAANNLTVPKDDNAYTYYRRVLALDPQHPTALQGIRKIADRYANLAEWQLGKYNYTKAKRFVRAGLRVQPNNARLLALRQRTDASKDIPDRMLKGIKSVFD, from the coding sequence ATGGATATTCCCGGTTTTCGCATAACAAGACTGATCGCCGAAGGCGGCATGGCCACGGTATTCCTGGCGATTCAGGAATCGCTGAATCGCAAGGTGGCGTTGAAGGTTCTCAAGAAGTTCGAGAGAGCCGACCAGTCTGAGCGGTTCATCAACGAAGGCCGCATCATCGCTTCGTTGCGGCATCCCAACGTTATTACGATACACGACATCGGTCGCGTCGAATCCTGGCACTACATCGCCATGGAGTACCTGGAGGGTGGCGATCTCGAAGGCCGGATTAGGGCCGGCATGAGCGCAGCAGAGGCGATGGCGCTGACCACGAAGATCGCGCAGTGCCTGGAGTTCATCCACAGCCAGGGTGTTGTTCACCGCGACATCAAGCCGGCGAACATCCTGTTCGACAGCGACGGTAATCCGATACTCACCGATTTCGGCATCGCCAAGCATCTCGATCAGGACAGCAACCTGACCATGGACGGTACCGCCATGGGAAGCCCGGACTACCTGAGTCCGGAACAGGCGCAGTGTAAGGAACTCGATGGAAGGACGGACATCTACAGCCTCGGTGTCGTCCTGCATGAGATGTTGACCGGTAAGAAACCCTATCGGCGCGACTCTTACATTGAGGCCGTTATGGCGCATATCACTGCGCCGATCCCGGCATTGCCGACCGCGCTGGAAGGGTATCAGCGTCTGCTCGACCGAATGATCGCAAAAGATCCGAACGATCGGTTCGCATCGGCGCGCGAACTCGTCGCCTTTATCGAGGAAATGGATATCGATCCGGCTGCTTCGCCGACCGTGTCAACGGCGTCGCCGAAGACCGATGAAAAGCACCGCACCGAAGTTAGCGAGAGCGAACCGACCAAGACCGTTCAACTTTCGTCGCTGGACGTAGCATCGCTAACCGCGGGCGCGGCCCCTGATGAAAGCTCCGGCGCTGCGGTGAACGCAGCTCGGCGGTCGCGGTCTGTGTTCAGCCGCCTATGGCTGACGGGGGTGTCGCTGGTTGTGTTGACCGGTCTGATATGGGCGTTCTATCCGATTCCGCAAAGTCAGCCGACACCTGAATCTGAACTTGTACCTGCACCAGCACCTACATCCGAACCTGTGCCTGCGTCTGTATCCGCACCTGCACTCGATCCCGTCCCGGCGCCTTCAGTCGCCGCCCCTGTAGAGCTGCATCCCGACATCGAGCGGAACCTGCAGCTTGCTCACGTCGCGATGGCCGAAGACAGGCTCACGGTACCGCCTGACGACAACGCCCATTTCTATTTCCGGCAGGTGTTGGCGGCGGACCCGCAGCATGCGCAGGCAGAGGACGGGTTAGCGGCCATCGCCGATCGCTACGCCGACATGGCGGCGCGACAGTTCGAAAGACGTCACTATCAAAAGGCCGACGACTATCTGCAGAAAGGCCTTGGCGTGCAGCCGGACCATCCGCGTCTGCTTACCCTGCAGCGCGAACTCAATGAATCGCGCAATGCAGAGATCGAGAAAAATCTGTCAAAGGCCGAGAAGGCAATGGCAGCGAACAACCTGACGGTGCCGAAAGACGACAATGCCTATACCTACTATCGGCGGGTACTGGCACTCGATCCTCAACACCCGACGGCCCTGCAAGGCATTCGCAAGATCGCCGACCGCTACGCGAACCTGGCCGAGTGGCAACTCGGTAAGTACAACTATACAAAAGCCAAACGCTTTGTACGTGCAGGATTGAGGGTACAGCCGAATAACGCGAGACTGCTGGCGCTCCGGCAGCGGACGGATGCCAGCAAAGACATTCCCGATCGCATGCTCAAAGGCATCAAGTCGGTATTCGACTAG